One Citrobacter amalonaticus genomic window carries:
- the tolC gene encoding outer membrane channel protein TolC — translation MKKLLPILIGLSLSGFSTLSQAENLMQVYQQARLSNPELRKSAADRDAAFEKINEARSPLLPQLGLGADYTYSNGYRDANGVNSNATSASLQLTQTLFDMSKWRALTLQEKSAGIQDVTFQTDQQTLILNTASAYFKVLNAIDVLSYTQAQKEAIYRQLDQTTQRFNVGLVAITDVQNARSQYDTVLANEVTARNDLDNAVEELRQVTGNYYPELASLNVDSFKTDKPQAVNALLKEAENRNLTLLQARLSQDLAREQIRQAQDGHLPTLDLTASTGVSDTSYSGSKTRGATGSQYDDSNMGQNKIGLSFSLPIYQGGMVNSQVKQAQYNFVGASEQLESAHRSVVQTVRSSFNNINASISSINAYKQAVVSAQSSLDAMEAGYSVGTRTIVDVLDATTTLYNAKQQLANARYNYLINQLNIKSALGTLNEQDLVALNNTLGKPISTSPEHVAPETPQMDANADGYATNAAAPAAQPASARSSSSNGNNPFRN, via the coding sequence GCACGCCTGAGCAACCCGGAATTGCGTAAATCCGCCGCCGATCGCGATGCTGCATTCGAAAAAATCAACGAAGCACGTAGTCCTTTACTGCCTCAACTGGGCTTAGGTGCCGATTACACCTACAGCAACGGCTACCGCGATGCTAACGGCGTGAACTCAAACGCCACCAGCGCGTCCCTGCAATTAACGCAGACCCTTTTCGATATGTCGAAATGGCGTGCACTGACCCTGCAGGAAAAATCTGCGGGTATTCAGGACGTGACCTTCCAGACGGACCAGCAAACGCTGATCCTCAACACCGCGAGCGCCTATTTTAAAGTGCTGAACGCCATTGACGTTCTCTCTTACACGCAGGCGCAGAAAGAGGCGATTTATCGTCAGTTGGATCAAACCACCCAGCGTTTCAACGTGGGCCTGGTCGCCATCACTGACGTACAAAACGCCCGTTCGCAATACGATACGGTGCTGGCGAACGAAGTGACCGCCCGTAACGATCTCGACAACGCGGTTGAAGAACTGCGTCAGGTCACCGGCAACTACTACCCGGAACTGGCGTCGCTGAACGTTGACAGCTTCAAAACCGACAAACCGCAGGCGGTGAACGCCCTGCTGAAAGAAGCCGAAAACCGTAACCTGACGTTGTTGCAGGCGCGTCTGAGCCAGGATCTGGCACGTGAGCAGATTCGCCAGGCGCAGGATGGTCACCTGCCGACGCTGGACTTAACCGCCTCTACCGGCGTATCGGATACCTCGTACAGCGGCTCTAAAACGCGTGGCGCGACAGGCTCTCAGTATGACGACAGCAACATGGGCCAGAACAAAATCGGCCTGAGTTTCTCGCTGCCGATTTATCAGGGCGGGATGGTGAACTCGCAGGTGAAACAGGCGCAATACAACTTTGTTGGCGCCAGTGAGCAACTGGAAAGCGCCCACCGTAGCGTGGTGCAGACCGTACGTTCTTCCTTCAACAATATCAATGCGTCAATCAGCAGCATTAACGCGTACAAACAAGCAGTTGTTTCCGCCCAGAGCTCATTAGACGCGATGGAAGCGGGCTATTCCGTGGGTACACGTACTATCGTTGATGTGTTGGATGCGACCACCACGCTGTACAACGCCAAGCAGCAACTGGCGAATGCGCGTTATAACTACCTGATCAACCAACTGAATATCAAGTCAGCGCTGGGTACGTTGAACGAGCAGGATCTGGTGGCGCTGAACAACACGCTGGGCAAACCGATCTCCACCTCGCCGGAACACGTCGCGCCGGAAACCCCGCAGATGGACGCGAACGCTGACGGCTATGCCACCAACGCAGCAGCGCCCGCCGCACAACCGGCATCAGCACGTTCTTCCAGCAGCAACGGTAACAATCCGTTCCGCAATTAA